In Kiritimatiellia bacterium, the DNA window ATGCGGTCCGTCAGGGCCTTGAGGTCGCGGTGGTCCATCGTCCGGTTCTGCACGCCCGCGATCATCATGATCGGGGGCTGGGGCTGGTCGTTGAGGAAGGGGCTGGCCAGCAGTTCGTTGGCGACCTCCTCCGTGAGGAAGCGCATGTCGGTGTAATCGTACGTGGAGCCGAAATGCTGGCGGTCCTCCACGTTGACATCGGTCGTCGAGGCGCGGAACGCGGCGCATCCCGCCGAAAACACCAGCGCGACCAGGGCCAGGCTGCTCACTCCCATCCATTTCATCAGGCGATTCATGGCTGTCTCCTTTGTTGGTCCACTCGCTTGAAACCCGTATACCGCTTTCCCGCGGCTGAATCAACACGCATCGGTTTCCGCACGGTTAGACGGCGGCCCGTCCGGATCATTCAAAAATGCCGGTTGCCCTCCCGGCGTTTTGTGCTAAAGTCCCCCGGTTTGCGGCCCGAAAGGCCGCCGGGCGACCCCATCATCTAGAGGCCTAGGATACCAGGTTTTCATCCTGGACACACGGGTTCGAATCCCGTTGGGGTCGTTCTTCAATGCGGCGGGCGGGCGCGAGTCGGACGTCCGCCGATTCCACGGGAAAGGTGCGAGCATGAAAAGCTACAACATAGCGGTAATCGGCGGCGACGGAACGGGGCCGGAGGTCGTGCGCGAGGGCCTCAAGGTCCTGAACGCGGCGGCGGCGAAATTCGGGTTCAAGCTGAACACGACCGACTTCGACTTCGGGGGCGATCGCTACCTGCGGACGGGCGAAGTCCTGCCGGACAGCGCCTCCGGCGAAATGCGCAAGTTCGATGCCATCTACCTCGGCGCCATCGGCCACCCGGACGTCAAGCCCGGCATCCTCGAGAAGGGCATCCTGCTGCGCCTTCGCTTCGAGCTGGACCAGTATATCAACCTGCGGCCGGTCAAGCTCTATCCCGGTGTCGCCTGCCCCCTGGTCGGCAAGGGCCCCGAGCACATCGACTACGTCGTGGTGCGCGAGAACACGGGCGACCTGTACACGGGCACGGGCGGCTTCACGATGAAGGGCACCCCGCACGAGGTGGCCGTGCAATCGGCGGTCTATACCCGGTTCCAGGTGGACCGTTGCCTGAAGTACGCCTTCGAGTACACGCGGAAGCGGAACAAGAGAAAGACCCTAGCGCTGTGCGGGAAGACGAACGTGCTGACCTACGTCTACGACCTGTGGGAGCGCGCGTTCCACGAGATGGGCGCGAAGGACTTCGCGGACATCAAGCGCGAGTACTATCACGTGGACGCGACCTGCATGTGGATGGTCAAGAATCCCGAGTGGTTCGACGTGATCGTCACGGGTAACATGTTCGGCGACATCATCACCGACCTCGGCGCCATCACGCAGGGCGGCATGGGTATCGCGGCCGGCGGCAACATCAACCCGGAGGGCGTGAGCATGTTCGAGCCGATCGGCGGCTCCGCGCCCAAGTACACGGGCCGGAACGTCATCAACCCGCTGGCGGCCGTCTGCGCCGGCGGCATGATGCTGGACACGCTCGGGGAATCCGCCGCGGCGGCCGCGATCGAGAAGGCGGTCATGGATGTCACGGCGAACAAGCTCAAGAGCCTGGCCGCCGGGAAGATGGGCTACGGCACGACCCAGGTCGGAGACCTGGTGGCGGAACGGGTATAGTAGAAGGGGTTAGGGTTCAGTGGTCAGGGTTCAGGAGAAAGGCTCTCGAATCCTGAACCCCGAACCCTGAACCCTCGTAACTGTGGAGACCGGTCATGAAGAACTGCAACGTCTGCGTCGTGGGCATTGGGGCGGTCGGCACCGAGATGGTGCGCCTGCTCAAGTTGCGTAATTTTCCCGTGGCGAACCTGACCATCTTCGCGCGCAGCGAGCGCACGGAGGTGATCGACGGGGTGGAGTATCCCGTCAAGGTCGGCTCGCCCGAGGCGTTCGAGGGCATGGATTTCGCCTTCTTCGCCGGGACCGAGGGCGCGAAGGGCGCCTCCCAGACCCTGGGCTGGGAGGCCGCCAAGCGCGGCTGTGTTGTCGTGGACAACGGCGACGACTTCCGCATGGACCCGCGCGTCCCGCTGGTGATCCCCGAGATCAACCCGGAGGCGCTGAAGGGCCACCCGAACTTCATCGCGAATCCCAACTGCAGCACGATCATCGCCCTGATGCCGCTGGCGCCACTGCACCGCGCCGCGAAGATCAAGCGGATCGTGGCGAGTACCTACCAGGCTGTGTCCGGCACCGGCGCGCCGGCCGTGCGGGAGTTGGAGGCGCAGACCCGCGCGTGGGTGACCGGCCAGCCGCTGCCCCGCGAGGTGTACCCGCACCAGATCGCCTTCAACCTGATCCCGGGCGTGGGCTCGTTCAAGGACGACTCGGGCGAGAGCTCCGAGGAGATCAAGATGCGCAAGGAAACCCATAAAATCCTGGGCGATTCGTCGATCCGGGTGGGGAACACCTGCGTGCGCGTGCCGGTGGTCAACGGGCACAGCATCGCGATCAACGTCGAATTCGAAAAGCCCTTGAGCCCCGCCCAGGCGCGTGACCTGCTCGCGAAGGCGCCCGGCATCAAGGTCGTGGACGACCCGAAGAACGCCGTGTACCCGATGCCGAAGGATGCCTCGGGGGGCTATGACGTGCTGGTCGGCCGCATTCGTAAGGACCAGAGTTGCGACAACGGGCTGGTGCTGTGGGCCTCCGGCGACAACATCTGGAAGGGCGCCGCCCAGAACGCCATCCAGATCGCCGAGGCGCTGATCAAGGGGTAGGACGAAAGACGCTTTTTTACCGGTCGTTCAAGCCCGGGATCGTGGGGGCCGTTTCCCAGGGCTGCGGCGTGTTCCAGGGAAGATCGGAGTCCTGGTCCGGCGTCGCGCACCCGGAGAACAGCAGGCCCAGCATCAGGCCGAGGAAACCCAGGACGGCCTTCATGGGTCAGGGCCAGACCGAGGGTTCCGCCCCGTAGTGGACCAGCTCGAACGCCTGCAGCCCGATCAGGACCAGGAAGCAGACGACCGAAACCAGGGCCAGCCACGCGGCCAGTTTAGAAGATAAGGACATCGTCGCCCTCTTTCACCGGGACCTGTTCCCAATCCTTCACGATGTCGGCGATGGCCGTGTTCTGCTCGACGGTGCTGACCTTGACCTTGCCGACCAGCTTGTCGTCACGGTGCACGTGCAATTCCGTGTTGGGCACAATGCCCTCTTCCTGGCCGAGATCCAGGACCACGAAGTTCCAGTCGGGATTCACCACCAGGATGCGCCCGGTGAGCCCCATCAGTTTCTTCGGGCTGCCCGTCGGCGGCTCGATCTTGGCGATGTAGTTCTCCAGCGTGGTGATGGTGGACTTGAGATCCGCGATCTGGTCGTCCTTCTTCGCCATCTCCAGGTTGATCTCGTCGATCTGGGCCTGGAGGCCGATCTTATCCTGCTCGAGCTGGTCGATGCGGCCGTTGGCCTGCGCGATCTCGGCGTCCTTCTGCTCGATGGTGGCGTTGAGCTGGACGATCTGGTTCTTGGCCACTTCGAGTTCCGCGCGGGTGTCGGCGAGCATCTGCTCCGTCTCGGCCAGCTTGGTCTTCGTGGCGGCCAGGTCGGCCTTGGTGTTCTGGAGGTCGTCGTACTGGTTGCCCGCGGCGACGGCCATGAGGTCGAGCTGGGGCTTCAACTGGGTTACGTCCTTCAGGGCGGCGACGTTGAGCTGGTCGTAGTGGAACTTGGCGGCGATGTCGGCCAAGCCGGTCTCGTGCAGCCGCGTGCGCTCCTTGAGGATCTCGCGCTTGGAGAACAGCAGGATCCCTAGAACGAGCGAAGCGATGCTCAAAAGGAGGAGGACGATCACCAACGGTTTTAGCGCCTTGCCCATAGGATTCACCTCCGCGATAAGCGGTTTCCCATCTTCTACTAACGCACTCTAGGAGAGGGCGGGGGCGCTGTCAACGGTAAAGCGGCCCGGGGCGCCCCTAGATGAAGAGGGTGGTTCCCGCCCGGTCCGCCTCGCCCAGGAAGGAGGCCACACCGCCCAGTTCGATGCCGTCGAGCAGCTCCTCGCGCTTCAGGCCCATGACGTCCATGGTCATTGTGCAGGCGATCATCCGCGCCCCGCCGCGCCGGGCCGATTCAATCAGGTCCGGCAGGGCGGTGACGTTCTTGTCCTTCATGACCTTCTTCATCATCGCCGTGCCCGCGCCCAGCATGTGGAGCTTGGAGAGTTTCAGCGCCCCGGCGCCCCGCGGCATCATGGCTCCGAACATCTTCTCCAGGAACGGCTTCCGGATCGGCGCCGCATTCCGCCTGCGCAGGGCGTTCAGGCCCCAGAAGGTGAAGAACAGGCTGACCTCGTTGCCCATCGCCAGCGCGCCGTTGGCGATGATCAGGGCGGCCATGACCCTGTCCAGGTCGCCGGAAAAGACGACGAAGGTTTTGCGGCCGGACCGGCCCGCGGGCTCGGCCGACCGGGCCGGGGCGCCGCCCTTGCGGATGCGCGCCTCCAGCACGGCGCCCTTCCGGTCGAGCGACACCAGTTCATGGCCCTGGCCCCGGCACCAGGCCGGGGCGTCCGAGGCAAAGCCCGGGTCGGCCACGCGCACGAGGACTTCGTCCCCGGCGGCCAGTCCGTCCATTTTCTCCTTCAGGCGCAGGATCGGGCCCGGGCATTGCAGCGCCGTGCAATCCAGTTCCACGGTCTTTCCCGTTGGCGCGGACTGTTCCGCCATCTTTTCCTCGGCGTAGGCCAGGAACGGCACCTCGGCCTCCTCCGCGCCGAGCGGTCCGTGCCACTGCCGGAAGGTCCGGCTCCCGCCCGCGAGCGTGGCGACATCGCGGAATCCCCGCTGTTTCAGCAGGCGATAGGCCAGGTAGCTGCGGAAGCCGACGGTGCAATACACGCGCGCCGGACGGTGCGAATCCAGTTCGCCGATGCGCGACCGGAGCTGGCCCAGCGGGATGTTCCGCGCGCCGGGGATGTGCCAGGTCTCGAATTCCGGGGCGCCGCGCACGTCCAGGATCAGCGCGCCCTCCGTGTTCGTCGGATAGTCCTCCGCGTACCAGAATTCCACGTCGCCCCGCAGCAGGTTGGCCCCGACGAAGCCCGCCATGTTCACCGGGTCCTTCGCCGATCCGAACGGCGGCGCATAGGAAAGTTCCAGGTTCTCCAGGTCATAGACCGTCAGCCCGGCGCGGACCGCCGTGGCGAAGACGTCCAGCCGCTTGTCCACGCCGTCAAACCCGACGACCTGCGCTCCGAGCAGCCGCCCCGTGTCCGGCGCGAAGAGGACCTTGATGTGCATCGGCGCCGTGCCGGGGTAGTAGCCGGCGTGGCCGGACGGGTGCAGGTAGACCTTGCGGAAAGGCGTGCCGGCGCGGACCAGGCCCTTCTCGATGGCCCCCGTGCCGCCCGCGGTCATGTCGAAGATCTTCACGATCGCCGTGCCCTGCGAGCTGTCGTAGGTCGTGTCCCGCCCGCAAATGTTCTCCGCCGCGATCCGGCCCTGCCGGTTGGCGGGCCCGGCGAGGGGAATCAGCCACGCGTCGGGCAGCACGACGTGCGCGACCTCGACGGCATCGCCGGCCGCGTAGATGTCCGGATCGGACGTGCGCATGTGGGCGTCCGCCTTGATGCCGCCGCGCGGCCCGAGTTCCAGCCCGGCGGCTTTCGCGAGGGCGGTATCCGGCCGCACGCCGGCGGAGAGGACGACGAAGTCCGCGGTCAGGACCGTGCCGTTCTTGAGTTCGACGGCGGCCCGGCCGCCGGCATCCCGGAACGCCGCGGCCGCGGTGCCCAGGTGGAGATTCACGCCGTGCTGCCGCAGGTGGTCCTCGAGCGGCGCGACCATTTCCTTGTCCAGCGGCGGCATGACCTGGTCGAGCATCTCGACCAGGTCGACCGCGAGGCCGCGGTGGCGCAGGTTCTCCGCCATCTCGACGCCGATGTACCCGCCGCCGATGACCACGGCGTTCTTCGCGCCGCGATCGACGGCCTCCTTGATCGCGTCCATGTCGTCCATGTTCCGCAGGACGTACACGCGGGGGTGGTCGAGGCCGGGCAGCGGGGGTTTGAGCGGCGTCGCGCCGGGGCAGAGCACCAGCTTGTCGTACGCCTCGTCGTATTCCCGGCCCGTGGCGAGCTCGCGCACGCGGACTTTCCGGGTCGCCCGGTCGATGGCGAGCGCCTCGTGGCCGGTCCGCACGTCGAGGTCGAGCGAGGCCTTCAGGCTCTCGGGGGTCTGGAGGAGGAGTTGGGCGCGGTCGCGGATCACCCCGCCGATATGGTAGGGCAGGCCGCAGTTGGCGAAGGACACGTAGCGGCTGCGCTCCAGCACCACGATGTCCGCGCGCTCGTCCAGCCGCCGGGCCCGCGCCGCCGTGGACATGCCCGCCGCCACTCCGCCGATGACCACCAGTTTCATATCCTGCTCCTTTCGGGTCGGGAGAAGATAACGCAAAAGCGGGCGGGGTCCAGTCTCAAGACCGCCTGTGCGCGCGCCAGGCGTACAACGCCAGCCACGTCGCCGGCAGCGCTAACCAGTAGAGCGCAACGAGCCACGGATGCTGCCACCAGGAGAGCCCGTTGAAGGCCCAGGAGGAGAGCGGGAAGAACAGCTCCGTGTGGAACTTGCCCGGGCTCGCGTGCGTCAGCGCGTCGAGGACCAGGTGGAGCGGCCAGGCCAGCGAGGGCAGGACGAGCGGCTGCCGCACGAGAACCAGCAGGCCGGAAACCGCCAGGGCGACGAGCAGGCTGTGCGCGTAGCGGTAATGGACCAGCCCGTCACCGCCGAACTCGCGGAAGAAATGACCGACGTGGTCGCCGTGGTCGAACCGGAGAAACGGCAGGCCCATGGAGAGCAGGTCCGGCAGCACGCCGAAGAGCATGGCGAGCCAGACCGTCGGGTCCCGGAACCAGCTCCGGCCGGCGCCCGCGCGGCCGCCGGCCAGTCCAGACCGGCTGCACATCGTCGCGCCGTAGATCGCATGGGCCAGCACATCCATGGCGGCAAGATACTGCACGAGGCCGGGCCTGTCAGCCCGGGGCCCTAAAAAAATCGGCCTTGCGCGCCTTTTTCGATGTGCTAGTCTTACTTTCGGCGCGGGAGTAATTCAGTGGCAGAATGTCAGCTTCCCAAGCTGAACGTCGCGGGTTCGACTCCCGTCTCCCGCTCCACTCCAAACCCCGGCTCTCCGCCAAAAACCGGGGCAAGCATCTGCCGGCCAGGCGTATACGTCGGCGGCCGCGCTGAAGACATAAGGACGGGTTTCCCGGCAAGAAAGACGGCGGCCAAACGACTAAAGGCATAGTTGGCGCGGATCAATAGCATGGCGTTTACGCGCGGGAACCGCGCGTGTACACTGGTTCCACGCGCGCGAGAGTAGATGAGGCGCACTTCATATAGCGTGGGGAGTGTGGTCTGCCGTGGCGGGCTGTTGCTGGGCCTGTGCGTGGCGCTGGCCGGGCCGGCGGCGGGCGAGGTGCTCTTCCAGGAGGACTTCGAGAGCGGTATCCTGGCGCCCTGCTGGGCGACAAACTCCACCGGCCAGGGACGCCTCCGCGTCACCGAGGACTGGACGCCCGCGGGCGGCGTCCGGCACGTGGTGATGGACGATTTTCAGAGCGACCTGGTCTCCT includes these proteins:
- a CDS encoding FAD-dependent oxidoreductase; translated protein: MKLVVIGGVAAGMSTAARARRLDERADIVVLERSRYVSFANCGLPYHIGGVIRDRAQLLLQTPESLKASLDLDVRTGHEALAIDRATRKVRVRELATGREYDEAYDKLVLCPGATPLKPPLPGLDHPRVYVLRNMDDMDAIKEAVDRGAKNAVVIGGGYIGVEMAENLRHRGLAVDLVEMLDQVMPPLDKEMVAPLEDHLRQHGVNLHLGTAAAAFRDAGGRAAVELKNGTVLTADFVVLSAGVRPDTALAKAAGLELGPRGGIKADAHMRTSDPDIYAAGDAVEVAHVVLPDAWLIPLAGPANRQGRIAAENICGRDTTYDSSQGTAIVKIFDMTAGGTGAIEKGLVRAGTPFRKVYLHPSGHAGYYPGTAPMHIKVLFAPDTGRLLGAQVVGFDGVDKRLDVFATAVRAGLTVYDLENLELSYAPPFGSAKDPVNMAGFVGANLLRGDVEFWYAEDYPTNTEGALILDVRGAPEFETWHIPGARNIPLGQLRSRIGELDSHRPARVYCTVGFRSYLAYRLLKQRGFRDVATLAGGSRTFRQWHGPLGAEEAEVPFLAYAEEKMAEQSAPTGKTVELDCTALQCPGPILRLKEKMDGLAAGDEVLVRVADPGFASDAPAWCRGQGHELVSLDRKGAVLEARIRKGGAPARSAEPAGRSGRKTFVVFSGDLDRVMAALIIANGALAMGNEVSLFFTFWGLNALRRRNAAPIRKPFLEKMFGAMMPRGAGALKLSKLHMLGAGTAMMKKVMKDKNVTALPDLIESARRGGARMIACTMTMDVMGLKREELLDGIELGGVASFLGEADRAGTTLFI
- a CDS encoding aspartate-semialdehyde dehydrogenase, with the protein product MKNCNVCVVGIGAVGTEMVRLLKLRNFPVANLTIFARSERTEVIDGVEYPVKVGSPEAFEGMDFAFFAGTEGAKGASQTLGWEAAKRGCVVVDNGDDFRMDPRVPLVIPEINPEALKGHPNFIANPNCSTIIALMPLAPLHRAAKIKRIVASTYQAVSGTGAPAVRELEAQTRAWVTGQPLPREVYPHQIAFNLIPGVGSFKDDSGESSEEIKMRKETHKILGDSSIRVGNTCVRVPVVNGHSIAINVEFEKPLSPAQARDLLAKAPGIKVVDDPKNAVYPMPKDASGGYDVLVGRIRKDQSCDNGLVLWASGDNIWKGAAQNAIQIAEALIKG
- a CDS encoding 3-isopropylmalate dehydrogenase, which produces MKSYNIAVIGGDGTGPEVVREGLKVLNAAAAKFGFKLNTTDFDFGGDRYLRTGEVLPDSASGEMRKFDAIYLGAIGHPDVKPGILEKGILLRLRFELDQYINLRPVKLYPGVACPLVGKGPEHIDYVVVRENTGDLYTGTGGFTMKGTPHEVAVQSAVYTRFQVDRCLKYAFEYTRKRNKRKTLALCGKTNVLTYVYDLWERAFHEMGAKDFADIKREYYHVDATCMWMVKNPEWFDVIVTGNMFGDIITDLGAITQGGMGIAAGGNINPEGVSMFEPIGGSAPKYTGRNVINPLAAVCAGGMMLDTLGESAAAAAIEKAVMDVTANKLKSLAAGKMGYGTTQVGDLVAERV